The sequence ATTACTGGCTTACAAATTACACTACTCTTTTACCAAGAGACATGTTGCCTAATGTGTAGCAAACATAGTAAGGATGGTGCCAATATGCGTAACACAACATATACAATGAGCATCACACTGTGAATGACACAGCACGGTTAAGCAGGTTTCTTGGAGTAGGACTGTACGGGCGGCCAGGGTAgacctcttttgttttttctggttaTGCCTAAAATACTGTCTATGTATTTGCTGGAACCAATTGTTTGATAGCTGGGCAGCTATattctccccccacacacactcattCTCCAATCCATTTTAAGGACGAGTATATTTCTGTTGGTTAGGTTTCATGCCGATGAGATCACAGTTTCAAAACACATATGTGGAGTTGGCTTCACTCAACTTCATGATCAAATGGTGCACTCCTAACTTGGACCATTTGTTCCAGAAAAGCTTCCttgttttgaagaaaaagaaaagatgtcaCCTTCATATGTGAAGAGCAGTCCATACTTGCTTTTCAGATcagcataaaattaaaaaaaccctcagatCTCAAAATGAGTTCACTTGGAAGAACTTTATTCGGCAGACTTTCCTTTCAGAGTCTCCATGGTGGTACAAACAGCTTTAGCTATTATATATGTTTTGGTAGTCAAGTTCAAGACTATTTTCAGGGAGACGTCCTGAGAGAAGTGATTTGACTGAATGTTTGCTATTACCTCAAACTTTTGGGTGGAGCTGTGGGTGCAGTGGATGATATTGAAGGGTCTCCTGTTCCAACTTTAAAATTACACAAGTCTAATCCCAATTCTTTCTTGTGAGGCTTTATTTTAACAAGAGAGATTGCTGTTTGCTGCCATCTTCCTCTGTTACTTCCCAGTATGTCTCTGAAGATTTGGCAGCcgtattttatctttcttttgccATCAGTCACAATATCTCTATAAGGAGGGAcagcttcattttatagatatggaAGCAGAGGCCACCTGAGGTTAAGTGGTTTGTCCAAGCCATATGTGAACTATGTAGGACCCAAAGCTGAATACAGCAGCAGGCATCGTTTTCTGCAAATAAGAGGCAGTACTCAAGGATCTAGAACCTTTTAATCTTTGTCTTCCATTGCTATGATTTTGAGTGTGAGTGTGTTCGTGAGTGTCTGAGTTCAGAGATTGTACTGAATTCAGCTTTGTATCTTAAGTACCTAGCACTGTGCTGCATACAACATAGGGACTTAGTAAATCTGTGCGGAATGGATGAAAGGGTACCAGGAATACAACCCTGTCTGGCAGAAGATAGtgcaatttctatttttaaccaTCGTGGTATTGATTATTCTCAGTTCCCCATTCTGCCACCCATCCCCCTCACCAAAGCCTGAAATTCCCCCCAttattaagaaatacatttatacCAAGCAATGATCTTTACCTAAAACTTCACAGTGGGAAGATGAATGATTTTGGAAGTAGAAGTGAATTTCAATCTTCGGGCATCTTCTGTCACTTCTTTGTGCCCCAGCTTGAGTCTAACAACAAATATGGCTGCTTCTACCACTATCACGGATACTGCTGTCATTTATTAAGCATCAGCTAGAGCTAGGGAACGTGCTAGGGGTCCAACATGCAGATCATAGTATTTTATCAGCCCAGCACACCTGGGAGGCAGgtcttctcattttctccattttacccTGGCTCAGAGACATTGAGTCTCCCGTCTGCTGTTACACCACCAGTCAGGGAGAGAGGTAATGACTGTGGCTGGCCCTCCATAAACGGTAGCTATTAAGATGATGGTGCTAATTCAGGAGTCCTTGGGGGCATGTAACACAATGAGTGCACTGCATCTTAGTATGAGTAAGTTTATGAGATCAATTCCCTCCCTTATATCAAAGACAGTCAGCATAAAAGCTATCAGTGCTTGACGGGAGAGGAAACTGAAGGATGTGTTAGGGGGTGAGGCTATGGGAAGTGATCCcattattccaaaattaaaattgtcCTTTTGAGAATAGACTCTTCAACATTCAGCTCTGCGGGTGTGTGAAAGTGGGGAACAGGAAACAGAAGCTGACACGTTTTATCAATACCACAAATTACCCATGGCGTGTCTTCATGTGCTGTGGGCTTGAATATTACAAGGAACAGGATGGAACATTCTTCCTCGCTCTTCCCCTAAGAGAAATCTGTTGCTGGATGTTCAGCCTTCGGGCTGAGTGTGGCATCCCACAGTGTTTCAGCGGAAAGCTGCCAGAAAAGAATAATCACACTAGCAGCGTTATCTGCTGACACGAAGGACAGGAACACACTAACTGCTTAGACTTGGCTTCTTGCCTCTTGTTCAGGCACCAAACAGCTGGGATTACTGACAGCCTTCCTGAGACACCCTGGGACATACTCGATTACTCTAGCACTATTTAAATCTCTCTATATGGTGTATTGCTTTGTTTCCTCAAAGCCCACTTCTCAAGCCTTTGTATCCCAGAGACTAAAGGAATAAGAAAGAGTATGGATCAGATGTTAACCTGTGCTCTACAGAACCTGACATGCATAGGCTTAGGGCCAATGTTGACTCAAACCCCTGACCTCTCAAAAGATGAGAGGTCCAGAACCTCTCAATTTCTTGAGGGTCCAGGtagattaaaaaagtaaatatgccTAAAGAGGGCTGGCAAaacagttgtttatttttaacagtttattataataaatgaacttttttttagCACAAAACAACATACAGCAATACAAGTGTGTAAAGCCTGGGATAGTTACAgtgttcattaaaatatattaagaaatacgAATTCAGAGTGCATTTCAGGTGGTGTGGTCACAAGGTTAAGGTCGTGTGgtgaatgttttatgttttatttttttcagtgctcagaatgtgtctctctgtgtgtaatctcatttcaaaaagaatgttcagggcttccctggtggcgcagtggttgagagtccgcctgccgatgcaggggacacgggttcgtgccccggtccgggaggatcccatatgccgcggagcggctgggcctgtgagccatggcggctgagcctgcgcgtccggagcctgtgctccgcaacgggagaggccacagcagtgagaggcccgagtaccgcaaaaaaaaaaaaaaaagaagaaggttcATAGTCAAAATTTGAGGATTGCTGGGAATGTGAGTCCCTGGCCACGTGATCTCCCTGGTTCCTCTCTTTACTCAGACCTTTCCGAGAAGCTCTACCCCGACACTGAATGTGAACTTTTATGCGcgtgtattcatttcctagatTTCCTAAGATTCTCCAAGCAGTCCATTctccaaaaacattaaaaactactTGTCTCAAAAATAGcctacctgggcttccctggtggcgcagtggttgagagtccgcctgccgatgcaggggacacggattcgtgccccggtccgggaagaccccgcatgccgcggagcggctgggcccgtgagccatggcggctgagcctgcgcgtccggggcctgtgccccgcagcgggagaggcccgcgtaccgcaaaaaaaaaaaaaaaaaaaaaaaaaaaaaaaaaaaaaattgcctaccCTATGGAACCCAGACAAATAAACAGAGCTCCTCATTTTTGAAATTCAGATTACTCTacttttaaatggtaaaaatattttagcctttCAACTCAACTTAATGCTAAAAGCTCTTTTAAATgacttgttcttttgttttcaaatgtgtAATAATCTTGAAattcttcttgttttctttgcttgCCACTTCTCCATCCCTATTCTAGAATCCATAAGGTTAAAAACAGCACATTGATCATTCTGAATATGCAGTGGTCTAACCCCTACCCTGCTACTccacagctgtgtgaccctgtggAAGTGCTTTCCCTCTCTGGTACTCAGTTTCCGTATCTTTAAGACAAGATGGTGATTCCATTTCACAAGttccttttatctttaaaagactATGATTTTTCTTCCTCCCATTCTTCACTTCCTGTCAGACTGCcccccaaatattttaatatctaatcTCCAAAGCTATTGTCATGGCGTACTGGCCTACTCTCTTAGACAAAATAATTTGCTCTTAACTACAACCAAAACCAGTACTTAATAGGTATAGATTCAGACTTACTTTTTTCCCTTAACCAGATGGCAACTAAATGTTTACTTGGTCATCTTGGTGAACAGAACATTTCTGGAAATACTCAAACCACtataaaaaccttaaaataaaggaaaaaaaaatctaacttttgGTTCAGGTAAGTTGCCAGATACAGATTGCACTGATAGTTTGAAAACACTAGATGGCGATATGAGTGCATCAAATAACAGACACATCCTTGATTGGTCCAGTATTAAAATCCCAATGATTGAGGGCAGAACAGGTTAATACATTCGTTAAAGAAACAAAGTCAAATATAATCAGGCGTTGGAGTGTTAGCTAACACTCTGAATATGTTCAGTAATCCGGTTCTTAGTGAAAGAAAAGtgttaaattagaaattattttatgctACCGCTGAGTCTATCTTCAAGCTAATTCTTGGGGCAAGAGTTGGCCATAAACACGGGTATCCCATAAAATCTATCTAATTCATACTTTCCTCTCCAGTtttggctttcattttttaaaaatagcaattgtTTGGAATGGAGTGTGCCTCACATATATTATTCATAGATGAAGTACTATATTCTCATTAGGAATGTGAGTCCTAAGACGTTGGTGTTTGAAAGGGGAAATGGCTGACTTACTGTAAGCTGTTGGCTGGGCCATTATTGACTGGCAGGATCAACTGGAAGCACTTTGTTAGTGGATTAGGTTGCCCTGGAAATGCCTTCCTGAAACTCTAATGATGCACTTAAGGGAACCCTGTGGGACAGGAGTAAAATGTCTCTTTGCAGGCGAATCTTCCACCAGAGTCCTCTTGGGATGAGATGCGAGGGGGCGGGGGCACATCCAAAGAGATGCTCTGTATGGAAACAGCCCCAGAAAAAAGGTTGCAGGTCACAATTTACATGGAAGCTAAGCTCATGACTTACTGATATAAACCCTGGGTTTTCTGAGGGTACCAGTGCTTCGTGGATTCTTTTGAAGGAGTATCATTAATTCCAGAGAGACTACCtatgcatgtatgtatttattatttatttatttatttcctgtggTGGGGTGGcagagggatggagaagggaaaaAACAGGTGAAGGCATCTGAGAGAACATGGTTTCATCCTCTTTGGTTGGAAAAAAGAACTACTTTGTAGCTTGAATATTGGGGGTCGTTGGGtgtgctttccttccttccttccttttttttaaatttttataaaaacaagctTTAGAGGGGCAATTTGCCCTTCCGCAGAAATTCAGTGCACGTGCGACGGGcatgtttgttgatttttttaatgaaaaatctcTGTGTTCGTCTCACCACTGGGTTGGGGGCTTGTTTCTGGGGGATGGTGGTGGCGGTGGAAGTCTGAAGACAGGAGGAAAGGGCAAAGCAAAGGCCCTTGTAAACTCCAGACTTCCGGACAGGACGGGGAGGGGGGGAGTGGCTGCGCAGCGCTGCGTCCCCGCCCCGCGCCCAGAGCGCCCAGGAGTCGCGTGCTCACGGCCGGAGCGCGGCGTCCTCGTGCAGTCCTGGCGACCTGTCAGCGAGGCGGACGTGACTCGGAGCTGCCTCCGCTTTCTCCAAGCCATATTCCTTTAAGATGATGTAATAGTCATTTCCCTGGATGGTTTCTTGCCTGCACTGCTGAAACAACAGCATCCGAACTGCACTAGGAACTGTGGAACCACCCAGCTCCGCCGCCTGAGAAGCCCGAGCCCGAGCCCCCCGTCGTCATTTCGGCGCTGCGGCGGCCACCGGCTCCCACTTGGCTGGGAACATGGGAGCCCGCTTGCCCTTGCCGGCAGGTGGGGTGGCTACCTGGGACCCCAGCAGGGCacatctgtctttctttcttcttctgggctTTCTGAAAAGCTTCTAGGTCCCAGTACCTCTTGCAACTCTCTTCTGTTTTAAGGATTCTTTCcaaaggtttgatttttttttttttttcctggagaagcTTTGGATgaatatttttctctgctttgcttCTTCAATACAACCTCTCGTCACGGTTTAACTTTTTTGTGACTTGTTTTAACTTGAGATTGGaagtgaatatatacatatatatacacaaatgtacatttatataaatctttaaatatatatatatacacacacatatatatatatgattattttctaAGAGCACATCTCTCTGGCACCCTTCATTGATACCTCTGTCCTTTACCTCTTTGGGATTTGACAAGCTCCAGACTCTGTGTGGTTGTGGATTCCGACTGCTTTGCAAATGGGTATTTCTGCGCAAGAGCTGTTTCCAGCACTCACTAAGGTAAGTTCCGAGGCTTATTACTTTTCCTGtccagccagaaaaaaaaaaaaaaattcccttttagAAGTTGAAAATTGCATATTCCTTTTTAATGCAGAAATcaaatagaaatgtttttaatactaaatgctggagacagaggaatatggaTAAATATGTAGACAAAAAATAGCTTGAGAGAAGCTACGATTTAGTTGAAGAATGGGTGAAATCAGTAGTTCCAGGGCTGCTTATGTAAAataatctctccctccctccctccctcccttccttcctcccttcctgcttctctccttccctcttctctctccagtgGTCTCTTTTTTTCTGACTCATGCTGGGATTgaggaaataattttctctcttttccttcacaCAGACCTCTCAGTAACTGGAGACCTGGCCTGCCTTGCCTACTGAGCTTGGGGGAAGATTGGATGCAGATGAGTTAATTATATTCCATGAAGTAATAGCTTACCACCTGCCAGGGTTTAAACTACTTTTGCAGCATCACTTCACCTGTGGAGTCTTTGAAATTTTGCTTTCTTGGGGAAAAAACTAGGTAAGAGAAGGCCGTTTTCTTAACAAGTTAGCGTCCTCTCCCTCCCTTACAAGTTTGCAAAAGATCAGGCTCTGACTCCATTGAACTGCACCTTCACGTcaaaatagaagaagaagaaagggacaatGGCTCTGAGTGGAAACTGTAGTCGTTATTATCCTCGAGAACAAGGGGCTGCGGTTCCCAACTCCTTCCCTGAGGTTGTGGAGCTGAATGTTGGGGGTCAAGTTTATTTCACTCGCCATTCCACATTAATAAGCATCCCTCATTCCCTCCTGTGGAAAATGTTTTCCCCAAAGAGAGACACAGCTAACGATCTAGCCAAGGACTCCAAGGGAAGGTTTTTCATTGACAGAGATGGATTCCTGTTCCGTTATATTCTGGACTATCTCAGGGACAGGCAGGTGGTCCTGCCTGATCACTTTCCAGAAAGGGGAAGACTGAAAAGGGAAGCTGAGTACTTCCAGCTCCCAGACTTGGTCAAACTCCTGACCCCTGATGAAATCAAGCAAAGCCCAGATGAATTCTGCCATAGTGACTTTGAAGATGCCTCCCAAGGAAGTGACACGAGAATATGCCCCCCTTCCTCGCTACTCCCTGCTGACCGCAAGTGGGGTTTTATTACTGTGGGATACAGGGGCTCCTGCACCATGGGCAGAGAGGGGCAGGCGGATGCCAAGTTTCGGAGAGTTCCCCGGATTTTGGTTTGTGGAAGGATTTCCTTGGCAAAGGAGGTCTTTGGAGAAACTTTGAATGAGAGCAGAGACCCTGACAGAGCCCCAGAAAGATACACCTCCAGATTTTATCTCAAATTCAGGCATCTGGAAAGGGCTTTTGATATGTTGTCAGAATGTGGATTCCACATGGTGGCCTGTAACTCCTCAGTGACAGCATCTTTCGTCAACCAATACACAGATGACAAGGTCTGGTCAAGTTACACTGAGTACGTCTTCTATCGTAAGTACCAcgggttctttttgttttttcatgtgtATGGATCCTCTTAACAGAAATATATGTCTGCATGTTCAGTCTATGTCTAAGGAATActgttttggttcttttttttaacccttgAGGTACAGCTAGAAGATTAGAGGTTATAGTCAGCTTTCATGTCTTACCTAAGACAGCGTTTGTTTTTCCAGTCACAGactatttaaagaatatttataaaatatttattttataatatttatataaatatttatataaatatttatttaaatatttaaaaatatttaaagaatcacAGAACATTTAAAGGCCTCAAAAATCACAAGATGCAAATGATATTGGTATAGGTAATATGTGGAATGAAAACAGGCATGTATGGCTCTGTCAGATACTGAATTGTGAACATAAGAACATTAGAACTTAGCTGTTGGTCCACAGGAGGTTGATAGACTCAGAGTGGCTGAAGTGCTGCTCTCTATTCTTTTATCTAACTTTGGGGTCTCTGAAGCTGGTTGCTGAAGACTGGCTTTCATGGGGGCGTTGAAAACACAAATGGATGTTGCACTGAACGACATGATCTTGGCTAGATGGCAGCATAGACTGACGAAAGACCCCCTTCCCCCCCGACCCCAAGTCTGAAATTTGCTTTTCTAGGCTTTACAGTTTTGTGATTTGATTCCTTAGCAGTTTGTACTGAGATGTGAGTTGCAGTGCAGACGTAATTAAGTCGAGCTTCATTTAGGCATCATCTAAAAGGAATGAATCCTTGAGAATTGTCAGTCACATGCAGTCGTCTTCAGATAGCTGAGGTGATAGAGTCActgacataaaaggaaaaaagaagggaaaaaagaaaggaaacaattgTACCTTTAAATTGTGCCTTTAAAGTAAGAGTTTGTTAGAGGTCAGTCCATTTGTTTAAATGACTGTACAGAAtgccttattttaagaaatggcaTTATTCTAAAGATAAGCCATTGATCTCTGAAAGAACAATCAATCAATCTGTAAAGTGTAGTGCTTGATGAACTGCTGATTTTCAACAGGTCTGGGAGCTGGGTGAGGTGAATGCCATAAGAAatatgtttccagtttttctctgttcttattTTAAGGCAAATCCATaaattttgaggattaaaataTCTTAATGTCTTTACACATAAAGATACGACTGAATTTCCTGGACTCGTTTTTGCCTACAGTTGTGTTTATTCATTTGGAGATGGTGCTGGGAACCTTGGTGACAAGGCCTGTGGG comes from Tursiops truncatus isolate mTurTru1 chromosome 3, mTurTru1.mat.Y, whole genome shotgun sequence and encodes:
- the KCTD16 gene encoding BTB/POZ domain-containing protein KCTD16, translating into MALSGNCSRYYPREQGAAVPNSFPEVVELNVGGQVYFTRHSTLISIPHSLLWKMFSPKRDTANDLAKDSKGRFFIDRDGFLFRYILDYLRDRQVVLPDHFPERGRLKREAEYFQLPDLVKLLTPDEIKQSPDEFCHSDFEDASQGSDTRICPPSSLLPADRKWGFITVGYRGSCTMGREGQADAKFRRVPRILVCGRISLAKEVFGETLNESRDPDRAPERYTSRFYLKFRHLERAFDMLSECGFHMVACNSSVTASFVNQYTDDKVWSSYTEYVFYREPSRWSSSHCDCCCKNGKGDKEGESGTSCNDLSSSSCDSQSEASSPQETVICGPVTRQTNIQTLDRPIKKGPVQLIQQSEMRRKSDLLRTLTSGSRESNVSSKKKPVKEKLSIEEELEKCIQDFLKIKIPERFPERKHPWQSELLRKYHL